One window of Triticum dicoccoides isolate Atlit2015 ecotype Zavitan chromosome 5A, WEW_v2.0, whole genome shotgun sequence genomic DNA carries:
- the LOC119300337 gene encoding protein trichome birefringence-like 34 — protein sequence MPPPPITVAAGGGRGVDECDMSSGRWVYDEEAYALYKESACRFMSENLACGRYGRTDLRYQHWRWQPHGCDLPRYVLRLLEKLRGKQLAFVGDSLNRNQWVSMVCLIDTATQGLHKTLISAGTLVSFNVHMDRYQEYNASVDFYWSPLLVESNSDHPVRHRVIDRTVDASCGNLHARHWTYADVLVFNSYLWWRRPSIEVRWGSFEAPAAKEDEYCGVTKAVDGVRTFELALATWADWLEFHVGRARTRLFFMTMSPTHLPSDEWADDAGGGTSHGCYNETEPIAAAEEGGRYQRGVTDPAFARAVEEQARRGVTAPAFAHAAEEQARRLVNVTAMSERRKDAHPSVHRRQWEPITDAQARDASSYADCIHRCLPGVPDVWNQLLYAHIVS from the exons ATGCCTCCGCCACCCATCACTGTTGCCGCCGGCGGTGGTCGGGGTGTGGACGAGTGCGACATGTCCTCCGGCCGGTGGGTGTACGACGAGGAGGCGTACGCTCTGTACAAGGAGAGCGCTTGCCGGTTCATGTCGGAGAACCTGGCGTGCGGGAGGTACGGCAGGACGGACCTCCGGTACCAGCACTGGCGGTGGCAGCCGCACGGTTGCGACCTTCCTAGGTACGTAC TGAGGCTGCTGGAGAAGCTGCGCGGGAAGCAGCTGGCGTTCGTGGGCGACTCTCTGAACCGGAACCAGTGGGTGTCCATGGTCTGCCTCATCGACACCGCCACCCAGGGCCTTCACAAGACGCTCATCTCCGCCGGAACCCTCGTCTCCTTCAACGTGCAC ATGGATCGGTATCAAGAGTACAACGCGTCGGTGGACTTCTACTGGTCGCCGCTGCTGGTGGAGTCCAACTCCGACCACCCGGTGCGCCATCGCGTCATAGACCGCACCGTGGACGCCTCCTgcgggaattta CACGCCCGGCACTGGACGTACGCCGACGTGCTCGTCTTCAACTCCTACCTCTGGTGGCGCCGCCCCTCCATCGAAGTCCG GTGGGGGTCGTTCGAGGCACCTGCGGCGAAAGAGGACGAGTACTGCGGGGTGACCAAGGCGGTCGACGGCGTGCGCACTTTCGAGCTGGCGCTCGCGACGTGGGCCGACTGGCTCGAGTTCCACGTCGGCCGCGCACGCACCCGCCTCTTCTTCATGACCATGTCGCCGACTCACCTCCCCTCCGACGAGTGGGCCGACGACGCCGGCGGCGGCACCAGCCACGGGTGCTACAACGAGACGGAGCCGATCGCTGCGGCGGAGGAGGGGGGCCGCTACCAGCGTGGCGTCACGGACCCGGCGTTCGCGCGTGCGGTAGAGGAGCAGGCGCGGCGTGGCGTCACGGCCCCGGCGTTCGCGCATGCGGCAGAGGAGCAGGCGCGGCGGCTGGTGAACGTGACGGCGATGTCGGAGCGGCGCAAGGACGCGCACCCGTCGGTGCACCGGCGGCAGTGGGAGCCCATCACGGACGCGCAGGCGAGGGACGCGAGCAGCTACGCGGACTGCATCCACCGGTGCCTCCCCGGCGTGCCCGACGTCTGGAACCAACTCCTCTACGCGCACATCGTCTCATGA